The proteins below come from a single Aquarana catesbeiana isolate 2022-GZ linkage group LG12, ASM4218655v1, whole genome shotgun sequence genomic window:
- the SP6 gene encoding transcription factor Sp6, which produces MLTAVCSSLGNQPSEAPGSPSTSELPLKQYTIPSEADSGLPLHEDTAQDSPYSSERYTSLSSVRLPYQTFAGRDSSETTSFTKFLHPPLEMSHPYESWMRPPAPGGPGEESGVPSWWDLHAASSWMDMQPSSGGFTAPSPHQASLGGYGSDLCIPSTHMLTPAPHLMGNMDATMESHAADPSSDTSPRPKGARRAMPRSAAQAACRCPNCQEAERVGSTNDVTKRKIMHNCHIPGCGKAYAKTSHLKAHLRWHSGDRPFVCNWLFCGKRFTRSDELQRHLQTHTGAKKYPCPSCSRVFMRSDHLTKHMKTHEGENRGNSEIAVKTKREPDESSSSHS; this is translated from the coding sequence ATGCTGACTGCTGTATGTAGCTCTCTGGGAAACCAACCATCAGAGGCTCCTGGATCTCCCTCCACCTCTGAACTCCCCTTAAAACAATATACCATCCCTTCAGAAGCCGATTCCGGTTTGCCTCTTCATGAGGACACTGCTCAAGACTCACCATATTCCTCTGAGCGATATACATCACTGTCTTCTGTGCGACTGCCATATCAAACTTTTGCAGGACGAGACTCCTCAGAAACCACATCATTCACCAAATTTCTGCACCCACCACTTGAGATGTCTCATCCATATGAGTCCTGGATGAGACCTCCAGCCCCTGGGGGCCCTGGGGAGGAGAGTGGTGTTCCTTCATGGTGGGATCTTCATGCTGCATCCAGCTGGATGGATATGCAACCTAGCTCAGGAGGCTTTACAGCTCCTTCACCCCACCAAGCCTCTTTAGGAGGCTATGGTTCTGACCTTTGCATTCCTTCTACACATATGCTGACTCCTGCACCTCATCTAATGGGAAATATGGATGCAACAATGGAATCTCATGCTGCTGATCCCAGTTCAGATACTTCTCCTCGTCCAAAGGGTGCCAGGCGAGCAATGCCACGCAGTGCTGCTCAAGCTGCTTGCCGTTGCCCCAACTGCCAAGAGGCAGAACGAGTTGGCTCCACTAATGATGTAACAAAGCGTAAAATTATGCATAACTGCCACATACCCGGCTGTGGAAAGGCATATGCCAAGACATCTCACCTGAAAGCACACTTGCGCTGGCACAGTGGAGATCGCCCCTTTGTCTGCAACTGGCTGTTCTGTGGGAAAAGATTCACTAGAAGCGATGAGCTACAAAGGCATCTACAGACCCATACTGGGGCAAAAAAATATCCTTGTCCTTCCTGTAGTCGTGTCTTCATGCGAAGTGATCATCTGACCAAGCACATGAAGACCCATGAAGGCGAAAACAGGGGAAACTCAGAGATAGCTGTCAAGACCAAGAGAGAGCCAGATGAGAGCAGTAGTAGCCATTCTTGA